A stretch of the Hippocampus zosterae strain Florida chromosome 18, ASM2543408v3, whole genome shotgun sequence genome encodes the following:
- the LOC127591435 gene encoding protein FAM222A gives MLACIQRRQNLSSQHLTCVPTSLDVLTPPLLLPAPPPSQPHTSKGEPPSAASRYPSPAELDAFAKKTANNPLCIKIFPSDIRVPQHKQLNKTVNGLDTTGHSYSPYSQPYSGGYRGLLAIGKAAAVKGVVKNSEGKRTKQTHNQACLTPYKNPVNGGYSNRHGHKAYHVNSCKPDVPVETLCSRAELPSGDHGLLPHSELAEVQSLMRQLNRVPRPGGEARASPSLRAVAAVARPDLGAGVPPTQSSMAFGGAVVPTQSAAHVAQADYAVWQRSHQVYRQGAARMYNLAAADCGVGQSPESCLTLASSSYGVHPPMQGHLSVRHFFTPLWDGLTATPNGDCYASQVPGTMAPPHSQLRQHHQTHFHPPPLPVHPQVYGTEQNACRGPPGASLCHAAALSRSLQSLECLISEIQPPCIKERMLGHGYEAAGTQQMLEQQQQQPHHHAHIQLPVYR, from the exons ATGCTGGCTTGCATTCAAAGACGGCAGAACCTGTCTTCGCAGCATTTGACCTGCGTGCCGACAAGCCTGGATGTCCTGACGCCACCATTGCTGCTACctgcgcccccgccgtcgcagcCACACACTAGCAAAG GCGAGCCACCCTCGGCGGCTTCCCGCTACCCGTCTCCCGCCGAGCTGGACGCCTTCGCCAAGAAGACCGCCAACAATCCACTGTGCATCAAGATCTTTCCCTCGGACATCCGGGTACCGCAACACAAACAGCTGAACAAGACGGTGAACGGCTTGGACACCACGGGCCATAGCTACAGCCCCTACTCGCAGCCCTACTCCGGAGGCTACCGGGGCTTGTTAGCCATCGGCAAGGCGGCGGCGGTTAAGGGTGTGGTGAAGAACTCTGAGGGGAAAAGGACCAAACAGACGCACAATCAGGCTTGTCTGACGCCGTATAAAAATCCAGTGAATGGTGGATATAGCAACCGGCACGGGCACAAGGCCTATCACGTAAACTCGTGTAAGCCCGACGTTCCTGTGGAAACGCTTTGTTCTCGTGCCGAGCTGCCCTCCGGAGATCACGGCCTGCTCCCTCACTCTGAGCTGGCGGAGGTTCAGAGCCTGATGAGGCAGCTGAACAGAGTCCCCCGGCCAGGGGGCGAGGCGAGGGCCAGCCCCTCTCTGCgggcggtggcggcggtggcgcgCCCGGACTTGGGCGCGGGCGTGCCCCCGACGCAAAGTAGCATGGCGTTCGGCGGGGCAGTGGTCCCCACGCAGAGCGCCGCCCACGTGGCCCAAGCAGACTACGCCGTGTGGCAGCGCAGCCATCAGGTCTACCGACAGGGAGCGGCGAGGATGTACAACCTCGCGGCGGCCGACTGCGGCGTGGGACAATCTCCCGAAAGCTGCCTAACTTTGGCGTCCTCCTCTTACGGGGTGCATCCACCCATGCAGGGTCACTTGTCCGTCAGACACTTCTTCACGCCGCTCTGGGACGGCCTCACCGCCACGCCCAATGGCGACTGCTACGCTTCTCAGGTGCCGGGTACCATGGCGCCCCCGCATTCCCAACTCCGCCAACACCACCAGACACATTTCCATCCTCCCCCTCTTCCAGTTCATCCTCAG gtcTACGGCACAGAGCAAAATGCCTGCCGCGGGCCGCCGGGCGCCAGTCTATGCCACGCCGCAGCACTCAGCAGAAGTCTGCAGTCTCTGGAGTGCCTCATCAGTGAAATCCAGCCGCCCTGCATCAAAGAGCGCATGCTGGGCCACGGGTACGAGGCCGCCGGGACGCAACAGATgctggagcagcaacagcagcagcctcATCATCACGCCCACATCCAGCTTCCAGTCTACAGATGA
- the LOC127591490 gene encoding glycolipid transfer protein-like, which yields MSLLLDNRFGELPPDNSVNTKLFLESVSHLPSFFDCLGSKVFSLIKSDINGNITKIKEVYLKDPQRYVTLQHILESERQDLGAEWPKAGATLALMWLKRGLRFIQILLQSLADGERDLNQPNLIRVNITKAYEQALKRYHGWFVQKIFNTALYAAPFRSNFLKALSKGEDVKEEECLENLRHFLVNFAATVDAIYDMYARLNAELDYAV from the exons ATGTCTCTGCTTCTGGACAACCGATTCGGGGAGCTACCCCCAGACAACTCCGTCAACACAAAACTCTTTCTGGAGAGCGTCTCACACCTTCCGTCCTTCTTCG ACTGTTTGGGCTCCAAAGTGTTTTCGCTCATCAAGTCAGACATTAACGGCAACATCACG AAAATTAAGGAAGTGTACTTGAAAGACCCGCAACGGTACGTCACCCTGCAGCATATCCTGGAGTCCGAGCGGCAAGACCTCGGCGCCGAATGGCCCAAAGCGGGAGCGACGCTGGCTCTCATGTGGCTCAAGAG GGGACTCCGTTTCATCCAAATCCTGCTGCAGAGTTTAGCAGACGGCGAGCGAGATCTGAACCAGCCCAACCTTATACGCGTCAACATTACCAAAGCCTACGAACAGGCGCTAAAGAGATACCACGGGTGGTTTGTGCAGAAGATTTTCAAt ACGGCGCTGTACGCTGCTCCCTTTCGGTCCAACTTCCTCAAGGCACTGTCGAAAGGAGAGGATGTGAAAGAGGAAGAATGTCTGGAAAACCTGCGTCACTTCCTGGTCAACTTCGCCGCCACTGTGGACGCAATCTATGATATGTACGCGAGGCTCAACGCGGAGCTGGACTACGCAGTTTGA